One window of the Macaca thibetana thibetana isolate TM-01 chromosome 13, ASM2454274v1, whole genome shotgun sequence genome contains the following:
- the NEURL3 gene encoding E3 ubiquitin-protein ligase NEURL3, translating to MGAQLCFEANAKAPREALRFHAETKGAQVRLDTRGCTAHRRATFHDGIVFSHRPVRLGEPVALRLLREESGWCGGLRVGFTRLDPACVSVPSLPPFVCPDLEEQSPTWAAVLPEGCALVGDVVRFWVDRRGRLFAKVNAGCRFLLREGVPVGAPLWAVMDVYGTTKAIELLDPTASRLPTAMPWDLSNKAVAEPKATPGEECAICFYHAANTCLVPCGHTYFCRCCAWRVFRDTAKCPVCRWQIEAVAPAQGPPALRTEEGS from the exons ACGCCAAGGCGCCCCGGGAGGCACTTCGCTTCCATGCCGAGACCAAGGGCGCGCAGGTGCGTCTGGACACGCGTGGCTGCACCGCGCACAGGCGCGCCACGTTCCACGACGGCATCGTGTTCAGCCACCGGCCCGTGCGCCTGGGCGAGCCCGTGGCGCTGCGCCTTCTGCGGGAGGAGAGCGGCTGGTGCGGCGGCCTCCGCGTGGGCTTCACGCGCCTGGACCCCGCGTGCGTGTCCGTGCCCAGCCTGCCGCCCTTCGTGTGCCCCGACCTGGAGGAGCAGAGCCCGACGTGGGCGGCCGTACTGCCTGAGGGCTGCGCGCTCGTGGGGGACGTGGTCCGCTTCTGGGTGGACCGCCGCGGCCGCCTCTTCGCCAAGGTCAACGCCGGCTGCAGGTTCCTGCTGCGCGAGGGTGTGCCCGTGGGCGCCCCGCTCTGGGCCGTGATGGACGTGTACGGGACCACCAAGGCCATCGAGCTGCTGG atCCCACAGCCAGCCGGCTCCCAACAGCCATGCCGTGGGACCTCAGCAACAAGGCTGTGGCTGAGCCCAAAG CCACACCAGGAGAAGAGTGTGCCATCTGCTTCTATCACGCTGCCAACACCTGCCTTGTGCCCTGCGGCCACACATACTTCTGCAGATGCTGTGCCTGGCGGGTCTTCAGGGATACGGCCAAGTGCCCTGTGTGCCGCTGGCAGATCGAGGCGGTAGCCCCCGCGCAGGGCCCTCCTGCTCTGAGGACTGAGGAAGGCTCATGA